The genomic segment TTTATTGCATGTTCCGCAGAATGTGTGTAGATAATGAAGATGAAAAAAGAATTATGTGAACAAGAATCACAATTGAGTAAGGATTTGCGGGGCGTAAATTTTGAAGAGGCTAAAGATTGGTGGCAGGACAAAAACCTTTTGGTATTTCCGCTAACCAATTGTGAGAAACATATTTATGCGTGCATAAGAATGCTTAATGAGAGATATTGGACCGCATTGATTTCGCTTCACAGTGGATGCACCCACCTGATTTCAGTGCGTTTGGCCAGAAAAGACGAGGTACAGATATATGAAAAATGCTGCCAATAATAATTTTGAGGAATATTTTGATAATGGCGGAAGCGTTATGCCTTTTGCCAATATGGCGCATGCCGTCAAGCCCAACAGCCCCATGTGCATTGATCTTGAACTTCCCATCTGGATGGTGGAAGCACTGAACCAGGAGGCCCAGCGTCAGGGAATTTCACTGCAATCCCTATGTAAAATATGCCTGGACGACCTTATTACGGAAAAGGCTAAACGAATCTCCGCGTAAGGCAGATTTTTTCCCCTCAGATCTGGCCGCTCGCGCGGCTCTTTCCTGCATCCTACGCCAAAAATCATACCAGCAAGGCCTGAAGACGCCATTGCAGCCGCCGCTGCGAGGCCGGTTGCGCCGTCATGCTACACTCCTCGGCGCGCCGCGCAGCCGAACGCTTGGCGGTGGCAGGCGTGCCTTTGCGCACGCCTGCCACTCCGTTTGCGTGACGGACTTCAGACGAATATCTGAGAACCGGCGGAAGCGTATTCAATTTTTTTACCCATCAGTTTTT from the Desulfovibrio legallii genome contains:
- the brnA gene encoding type II toxin-antitoxin system BrnA family antitoxin codes for the protein MKNAANNNFEEYFDNGGSVMPFANMAHAVKPNSPMCIDLELPIWMVEALNQEAQRQGISLQSLCKICLDDLITEKAKRISA